A window of Glycine soja cultivar W05 chromosome 2, ASM419377v2, whole genome shotgun sequence genomic DNA:
GAGCTATCTTTGTAccccttttgttttcttttaccaGAGCTGCTTGCTTCAGCACCACTTCATAGACCCTCTCCTCTGAGGATCTTAAAGTCTCAGCTGCCACTGCACTTGAAAAAGCAGAGGCACCACTTGCAAAACTGATTCCAGAAAACCTCTTTTGTGTTctttcaccaccaccaccactcctGCATGAAAAACTCACCAAGGAGTTGATGTTCTCTTTGGGTCCAGAACTCACCCAAAGAAGAACACCAGACATCTCAAGAACAAGGCAATTTCCACTGCTGTTGGTGCAGCTAGCTCCACAAGTGAAAGTGCACACCAATGAAAAGAGAGGGAAAGAAAGGATGAAAATTAAACCTTTTGAGAATGAATGTACTTGTGTTAGCAAAACTATGATGAGGTCTGATTTTGTTTCTGAGGCTATCAAAAACTTTAGAACCTGTCCAAAGATATAGAGGAAATTGTGAATGTAATCCTATAGCCAACACATGTCGAAATGTATGGACAGTGGCCTTGTAATCCTTAACGTGATCAACTTGGGATCAACATGTTTGTCTTTAGTGCACGACCCTCTTCACTCTCAgccactattttatttttaggcagaattttgtgtgttttttttttttttttatagtggcCCCAGAAAAAGGGCAACCTTACATTATATTTTACGTATTTGGTCCTATCTTTTGGTTTTGCTTGCGTAGTTGTTGAATGGATGGCTTAAATGtctttgaaattgtttttgtaTACTTTACGTTTGTCCAGATTCATAGTCATAgtcttccatttttttattatggtaTTGGTTTCAATATGGTTTATTCCATattcaaaaattaatcaaaattcaaaccaCTTAATTAAGAAACACAAGTCATGATATTAATTGTCAACTATTGTTGGTTCTGTTAAGTCTTCATCACACATCTAAATGTCTTATCAAGTagactttattttaattgatatatattattttcatgaaagaaaaaaaatgaaacattttattttacaataatagagaaattttacttattatattttaattacttagtACACTCACTTCCGTACGAATGAGAAAGTAGAAAGGGTCGGGAATGGAATCAATGCATCCAACACTAAAAAGAATTGATCCTCATACGAGATATGATAGACTAATAAAGTGAGTATAATTGATGGAATTGAATTACAAAGTATGGTTTGTAGTGCTTACATACAAGGTCAAACTAACTAACTTCATGCCCAAGCTAACTACTATAACTAACATAACATAATACTCAATTAACTTTTACATTATCTAATACTCTCTCATGTTGGAGAATAAATGTCTATGATTCCAAACTTGGGAATGAAATTGGTGAAAGGGGAAGTAGGAAGAGGCTTGGTGAATATGTTAGCTATTTGATGCTGAGTCTTGACATGAATCAACTTGAAGATGTTTGACTAAACAAGTTCTCGAATAAAGTAGCAATGTATGTCAATGTGTTTCGATCTCTCATGATGGGAAGGGTTGGAAGCCAAATGGATTGTTGACTTGTTATCACAAAATAGCATGGTTGATCTAATATCAACTTCAAAATGTCCTAGCAAACACTTGAGAAATACAACTTCACTAGCCATTGATGATAATGCTCACTAGACATTTAAGATAGTACCTTGCTTCACAGACTTCCATGAAATCAGTGCATCACCAAGAAATACATAGAATCTAGTTGTAGACTTGCGAGTATTTAGACAGCTACCATAGTCTGCATCAGCATATGCTAGCAAGTGTATGGAATTCTGAGCAGGAAAGAAAAGGCCTTGTCCTAGAGCATATTTGAGGTATTGAAGCAAGTGGTAAACAACAGCCAAGTGAGTTGTTAAAGGGGTCTTCATGTATTGACTTAGCTTGTGTActacaaaattaatgttttaggCCACGAAATGGTCAAGTACATGAGCCTACCAATGAATCTCCTACACAGAGAAGGATCAAGGATTAGATCACCATCAGTCAAGGTCGATTTCAGATTTGGATCCATAGGTAGTTGTGTTGGCTTACTACCAAGGTATCTTATATCATCTAGCAATGATAGTGTGTACTTTCTCTGAGAATCTGAAATTCCTTTACTAGATTTGGCAATTTCAATGCCTAAGAAATATTTCAAAGAGCCTAAAATCTTCAACTTGAACATGGATTGTAACTTGATTTGGATCTCAACAATACATGAAGAACTTGGGCAAACGAGTATAATGTCATCAACATCTACAAGAAGCACTACTAATGAGGATCCAGAGCCATAAGTGAAAAGAGAATAATCATTTTTGGATTAATGAAACCCTATTGTAATAGGGTAGAAGAAAACTTGCAAAACCATTGCCTTAAGGCTTGCCTAAGGCCATATAAGGACTTATTGAGTTTGCATACAAGACCAGAAGTAGTGGTTTTGTATCCTTGAGGCAAGTCCATATAAACTTCCTCAAAAAGATCTCCATTGAGGAAAACATTGTTAACATCCAGATGTTGTAAACACCAATTCCTAGCTACTACTACTATGGCTAGAAGTACTCTCACTGAGGTAAGCTTGGCAACAAGTGAAAAAATGTCTGAAAAATCTATTCCAACTTGTTGTGTGTAGCCTTTAGCTACTAACTGAGTGTTGTATATGTCCATTGTTCCATCAAGTTTATATTTGAGCTTTTGAGCTTGTAGACCCATCTACAGCCAATACACTACTTGTTAGCAGGTAAAGGGACTAGAGACCAAGTGTTATTTGCTTCTAATGTTTGAATTTCTTCAATCATAGTTTGTCTCCACTTAGAGTATGGAACTGCTTGATGATAATACTTTGGTTCATAAGTAGTGGAGATTTGATTGATGAAGTTGTGATAAGATAAGCTAAGTCGAGCCATGGAACAATAATGTTGTATTGGATATTGTTGAGAATATCTGAAGCATATTAAATCAGACAAGTAAACAGGTCTTTTTTTATGCTCTCTGGATGACCTTCTAGGAAGTTATTGTATTTGCTAGTGAAGTTGTATGGGTCAAGTGTTTGCTAGAACATTTTGAAGTTGATATTAGATCAATTATGTTGTTTTGTGATAACAAGTCATCAATCCATTCGCCTTCCAACCTTTCCCATCATGAAAGATCAAAACCCATTAACATAGATTGTCACTTTATTCAAGAATTTGTTTAGTCAAACATCTTTAAGTTGATTCATGTCAAGACTCAACATCAAATAGTTGACATATTCATCCAACCTCTTCTTGCTTTGTGTTTCTCCAATTTCATTCACAAGTTGGgaatcataaatatttattcttcaACTTGAGGGAAATATTAGAGAATGTAAAAGTTAGTTGAGTATTTTATTGTGTAAGTTAAAGTAGTTAACTTGGGCAtgaagttagttagttagtttggCCTTGCATATAAGCATCACAAATGATACTTTATAATTCTTTATAATTCAATTTCATCAATTATATATTCACTCTATCAGCTTATCATGGTATCaaagaaaatgcaaaataaaattgatggaattgaattacaaaatataatttatgatggTTATATACAAAATCAAACTAACTTTATTTCCAAACTAAGTACTTTAActcatataaaaaagaatattcaaTTAACTTTTATATTCAATGATAAAATATCAAGTTAGATCGATCTAAATATATCATTATGAGGGTAAAGGGACAGCAACATATGCatgtaataattaatgttatggtTCATTATCAATTCCTCCAAGAATTGAAACCTAGCTTATTTAAATAGATCGAAGCAATGCTACTTgtagattattttattcaatcttTTACGTTTATAGTCCACCCCGGTTAACTATTTTGACTAAAGACACTATATATCTTAACATTTAACCAAAGCCAAGATAACAGGCTTAACACCACCTCATCACATGCATCCATCACATAACACATTAATTAAACTCTAAAACCGTAAAACGACAGCCGAAGGCATACAATTGGGGATTATTGATTTGAATTATTTGTAAAAGTTAATTATAactagaaatttattttatggacAAACTTAACCAAACAGATGATAATATCTGCCTCATTAATTGctgaaaataatgataaattaaaataaacaaaagcttCAAATTCGTTTTTGTCCTGAAACGCGAGACACGAAGACGTCACAGGAATATTCGACTTTCCAGCCTCAATTAAGTTTCTACCTTGGCATGCAATATGAGTTGGGGCCGCATGTGTATGCGATAACATCATGGAGTTTATCTCCATAACGTACGAACGCTTCTGTTCTCTATCGTGGCAGAAATTGAACCAAACCTTAAACTTCCTAACAGTCTatcaaatgtaaaatatttcttaattctcataccacattttttatttatataatttttcttatttattaaataaagaaaaaaccaaatatattttgtattttaaagacatcaaatatattaattttttatttaatatttgcttTATAAAATACTAGTAATATACTAATAAGAGGTGCATGTGGCTGTGATGCTGCTCTTTCCTAAGAGGGTGCATGTGGCTGTGATGCTTCTCTTTCCTACCACAATTAACCTTAATGCCAATTCAGATGCATCAAATATTCTACATCGAATACGACAAGTTTGGAAGTTCACACGGTTGGTTTCTTCTTTTAATACCATCAACTCATCAAGTAaaaccaaacataaaaaaaatgctgaCTATGTTGCACCTTAATTAAATGGAACTTGTAATTTTCCTTtgttaatgataaataactaattCACGTAAGGATTGCagtcaaaaattaaatatatatgccAAGACTTGAAATGTCCCTTTAACAAGCAAAGCAATGTAActgctataataataataataataataataataataataataataataataataataataaataatcaacAGAATAAGATCCATAACTCAATCATGCATACTGCTGGCTAGGTAATTGCAGTAGATAAGAAATCAAATCGTAAGTCGGCACTTTCAAGTTTTTAGGTGTTCTCAGGAGCGTCTAGATTATTGGAGATGGTTTCATAcgcttccttaaaaaaaattgagcgtTAATTAAATAActctttttaagtatttatgaGGGATGGAATTTAgcgtagtttaatattttgaacGTTGGCGTCACATTGTCAACAAATTAAGCTGTTCTCTTCCTCCATGTTAAAGCTTCAAAGGGATATGCTATCATGAACTTTTCAAATCCCAAAAGGACTTTGTCTTTTTCTCAccatttttttggtgaatgtatGTGGACAACTAGCTAGCTAGGTGATCAAGAAAGGGCCACGCAAACCAATCAGAACCAGTTAATGGTGAGCTGTTAATATTGTCAAGCAATAAACAATAAGGAACTtggtcagaaaaaaaaaaacattttacatAGAGAACCCAATATAATGCTATAGATTTGTGGATAATATTGTCATGAGATTATTGAAATGCCTAATGATGATTAATTAGCTTTATCTTACAAAAAGTTATAATAGTGTGACAAGTTTATTGAAaatgtttaataaatattaattgtgcCTCAAAAGTAAATATAGTCACATagcaataattatatattcatttattaattcttaactatttgtgaagtaaaattaattatatatttacccATATAATTAATCACATATGCTTCCAATGAATACGTTGATAATTACTTGTAATAACAAGAGCATTCAtacaaaaatgacaaaaatgaaTTTGGAATTAATTATTGGATGATAGAATAGATACATATACTGCAATGGCCACAATTCCACAAATACATGCAAAAATAAATACTAGCTAGCGTCACACCACTTCATACTATTTGTATGCATAAAATTCACACTAGAAATGATTTCCCGTAATACAAATCAACAAGTTGCATGACCGATGAAGAACAACACAAATAAACAAGCAAAGTCAATGACGATTGAAATGATAATCCCGAGAGAATGGCCAAAAAATTTGAGGAGCCCTAACCTCCATGAAATTCAAATGAGCCTCGAGAAGGTGCATGTAGACCAACCAATCACCATTCCCAGTAGAAGAAGGCATTGGCATGACATAGCCAGAATCTCCACCCCAAGGAAAATGGTACGATGCAAACACGGGCTTCCCCCACCCAAAATCAACCTTTGACTCCGGAAACCTTTGACCAGAAGAAACCACAAAACTTGGTCCTTCTTCCTTGCCATGCCCACAATAAATCCTAGACAAACCAGGAGCTGGTCGATGTACCTCAACCCAATCAACAAGTCCCAAAAAATGCTCTTCTGTCAGACCAATCTCCAAAAACTCATGAACTTTCTCCGCCACCCAACTCAATGGCTTTTCCATAAGCTCCTCCACCGGTTTCCCACCATAGGGAATAGAAACTACGTTACCAAAATACGAACCCATGATTGCTTCTTTGTTCTTGTCACCGTTACTTAACCTCTTCCTTCCATCAACCACAACACCCATCTTCGCAACGAGGTTTTTCTTACCCTTAACCTTAGCCGCTGCAGCTTCAGCAACCATCTTCCACAAGAAAGCAGAGAAAGACTCGAGCTTTGTGCGCTTCACACCGTTTGAGCTTGCCAGTTTCTGCATAAGGTTGAGGTTTTCACCTGTGACGTAGTATATGCGGTTAATGAGTGGCTCAGATTGGAACTCGGGTTTTGGATCTGACGGTCGAGGTGACGCCGAGATGGAGACGTACAAGTCGTGAAGTGAAGAATGGAAGGAAGGTGGATTTCGTGGGATGAAAAGGGACCGAGCAAAAGAGGGCTGGATTGATATTATGGGCTTGTTGGACTGGGCTATCTCGGCCCATGACACCAGGAACATGTTTGCAGAGTAGGCATCTGCTATGCGATGGTCGAAAGTGCATGCCACTACTAAACTCCCACACTTAAGCTCAGTTGCCTGCAAAACTCACTTGTCTTATGACACAAATAAGACCAATTCAATTCTCAAAATCGTCTTACATGTAATAATATGTTTTCCCGCACTTAAAATTAATCCAAAAGTCACTCTctattctcttttaaattagGTAAAATATTACTCTGATTCTTATTTATACTCTTTGTGATTCTCTGTTCATGcatattattcttttcttttttttatttgattaggtatgattattttttttttcaatatttcttattttacttttgatctgtgatttgattttactattCTGATTCACATGTAAGATAttatacatgttattttaataattcttttatccatttgactAAATCATTTGaattctttatgttttttttgttttttgaaatacgattgtaatttttataattttcttataatccagttttggtattatttttgtataattgtttgaaattctaaaatatttttgttttacatttattaGTTACTAAGTTCAAAGAGCATTGCAGTGAAGTACCTCAACTCAAATAAGTATATAAAATAATCCAAGTTGATAATCGAGTTttattattctaatattttttttttcataatcttgctttatagttttatttattttttatacattagttgttttatttcaaaatgtcaacTCGAAAATTTAAATCTGcttattcaaaacttaaaaaaaaagagtttatgcTTTAATTGAACCACAAAAAGGTGCTCTAAATAGATTTATCAAAacagataaaatataaatataaaaatataggtGATTGCTCATTAAATGAACAAGTTAACAATGTAGAAattgatgaaaatgaaaataaagaagaagtatTAGTTAATAAACAACTTAATAATGTAGTAGTTAATGAAAATGAAGATAGTGAATAAGTATTATTTGTTAATGAACAATATTGTATTGATTCTCAtacttaaaatgaaaaagaagtagaaattaataaattaaaaaaataactattaaaaatatatatgatccaAGTCAATGGACAAATATTAGTACAAGTTTGAGAGATTTATTAGTagaaaaaaatccttttaaaattattaatatagatTTTCCTAAGGATGAATTCTTAAGacatttttcttcatcattttaCATTCAAAAGTTGTCTTATGGTGAATATCGTGAAAAAAGATGACTAATTTATTCTCAAGTTTTAGATAAAGTCTTTTGTTTCTGTTGcaaattgtttaatattttttctagtaCAACTAAATTAGCTAGTGAAGGTAGTAGGGATGGGAGAAATATTAGTCATAAGTTGATGAATCATGAGATAAGTAATTAGCACATTGCCAATATGAGTTTGTGGATTGACTTAGAAACAAgatgactaaaaaataaaataattgacaaaCATGttcaagaataaataaatagagataGAGAACATTGGagacatattttatttaaaattattgcggTTGTTAAAactcttgaaaaaaataacttagcATTTCGTGGAATAGATGAAAGAATTGGCAAAGAAAGTAATGAAAACtttttaagtataattaaaatgattgcATAATTTGATCCTATAATGCAAGAacatatttatcaaattaaagataataaaattcatAACCATTACCTTGGACATAGGATACAAGATAGATGAATTGATAAATTTGTTAGCAAgtgaaattaaaacaaatattataaaaaatattaagaatgcAAAAATAGTTTTCAATCATACTCGATTGTACTCATGATATaagttatcaagaacaaatGTCTTTTGTTATTGTGTGTACATATTTCTTCAACCCAAATACaagtttttgaatattttttagaatttttaaaaatagatgaTACAATTGAAAAAGTCTattttgatgtgttattatgaaTGAAACAATTAATATTGGACTTGATATTAGTAACTTAAGAGTACAAGATTATAATAAGGGATTAAATATGAAAGGAAAACATCAAGGGAtgcaaaaaaagaattttaaacaTTAACTCTCGATCATTTTAT
This region includes:
- the LOC114401628 gene encoding shikimate O-hydroxycinnamoyltransferase-like, yielding MSVKVGEGEFIVSVSKEEVVVPEIPMHEHWLPLSNLDLLIPPMDVSVFFCYKKPLPEKYYCFGTMVGSLKNALAQALVYYYPFAGEMVANTMGEPELFCSNRGADFVEAVAEVELQCLNLYNPDDTVQGKFVPRKKHGLLAVQATELKCGSLVVACTFDHRIADAYSANMFLVSWAEIAQSNKPIISIQPSFARSLFIPRNPPSFHSSLHDLYVSISASPRPSDPKPEFQSEPLINRIYYVTGENLNLMQKLASSNGVKRTKLESFSAFLWKMVAEAAAAKVKGKKNLVAKMGVVVDGRKRLSNGDKNKEAIMGSYFGNVVSIPYGGKPVEELMEKPLSWVAEKVHEFLEIGLTEEHFLGLVDWVEVHRPAPGLSRIYCGHGKEEGPSFVVSSGQRFPESKVDFGWGKPVFASYHFPWGGDSGYVMPMPSSTGNGDWLVYMHLLEAHLNFMEVRAPQIFWPFSRDYHFNRH